The DNA window CTCCCGCACCGAGAACAGCTCGTACTCCTCGTCGGTGGGGCCGCCCCCGCCCCGGTAGGTACCGAGGTTGTCCGCGGTGCAGAACACCTCGGCACCACCACGCGTGGTCGCGAAGCGAAGCTCGTAGTAGGGGCGCTCTCCCTCGAGACGCGTCCCCTCGATCTCCGGGTTCTCAGCGTCGGAGGGGAGGGTCAGGCCGCTCTGCGTCTCGAAACCTTCCCGGAACTCTTCCGGAGGATCCGTCATGGTCTCCGCCGGTTCCGGTGACTCCTCCCCGACGGGAGCGTCACCAGGGGAACAGGAGGCCAGCACGCCCATGGCTGCCACGAGCGCGGGAATTCGGAAGCGAGGCACGCTGTCCACCCTTGCACAGCGCGCAGGCCGGTGTCGCCGCGGGGCCGAGGGTATCGGGCCGTACCACACCGGTGCGGTTCGGCGGGGAGGGCGAGGCTTCCGCCGGCTGTTCGACAGCGGCTTTCGCGCCGTGTGCCCCTATCGGGTGGGTACGAGTGCGGCTCGGACGGTACTGCCGGTCTCGTGGGGCTGGCGGTGGTGTGGTTCAGGGTGCGCCAGCCTTCGGGTTACCCAGCCGCCACTCCACGCTCAGGACACACGGGATCCCCGGTAGGGGCGGGTGGACTCGGGACCCCCACCCGCCCTCACCGGTCAGCCGATCGAGCGGCCCGCGTACTCCGGGAGCTCCGCGACCATGGCGGACAGCCGTTCCGCCGTCGCGGTGTCGAACCCGACGGCCGCGCCCTGCGCCTGGTCCACGTGCAGTGCCATCAGCTCCTCGGTAGCGGCCAACGTCCCACCGCGCCACATCTCGTGGCACAACCGGAGCTTCTTGGACCCGACATCCAGCACGCGCGTGACCACCTCGACCTCGGTCCCGCACGCGACCTCGTTCAGGTAGCGCACGTGTCCCTCGACCGTGTACAGCGAGCACCCGGTGCGTTGCCGGTAGGCGGTGTCCAGACCGACCCGTTCCATCAGGGCGTCCGTCGCGTAGCCGAAGATCAGGACATAGTA is part of the Haloactinospora alba genome and encodes:
- a CDS encoding thioesterase family protein gives rise to the protein MTGGAAAEDNVTLRQRVREEWIDYNGHLSEAYYVLIFGYATDALMERVGLDTAYRQRTGCSLYTVEGHVRYLNEVACGTEVEVVTRVLDVGSKKLRLCHEMWRGGTLAATEELMALHVDQAQGAAVGFDTATAERLSAMVAELPEYAGRSIG